One window of the Actinomycetota bacterium genome contains the following:
- a CDS encoding acetate/propionate family kinase produces MRVLVVNAGSSSLKLRVLDGDDRVAGSEDLPAPRGQTDAAGVAAAIERFGEVDAVGHRVVHGGREFLEPVLLDREVEARLRALTDLAPLHQPKSLAAVEAVSSVLPAVPAVACFDTAFHAGMPEAAATYALPPQWRSRWALRRYGFHGLSHGYASRRAAEMVGRSPRGLRIVTCHLGAGASLAAVVDGRSVDTTMGFTPLEGLVMATRSGSVDPGLVLWLEEHVGMPPAELAATLEHRSGLLGLAGTPDMREILRRAAAGDAAAVLALDVYVHRLAGSAAAMTASLGGLDILVFTGGVGENAPEIRRRAAERLAFLGVEVDAEANEGGSGDRDVSTAGSAARTLVVEAREDLQIAHEVRRVLGV; encoded by the coding sequence GTGCGCGTCCTGGTCGTCAACGCCGGCTCCAGCAGCCTGAAGCTGCGGGTCCTCGATGGGGACGATCGGGTGGCCGGCTCGGAGGACCTCCCGGCGCCACGGGGCCAGACGGACGCCGCCGGGGTGGCCGCGGCGATCGAGCGGTTCGGGGAAGTGGACGCGGTAGGCCACCGCGTCGTCCACGGCGGCCGCGAGTTCCTGGAGCCGGTGCTCCTGGATCGGGAGGTGGAGGCACGCCTGCGGGCCCTCACCGACCTGGCGCCCCTCCACCAGCCGAAGTCCCTGGCGGCGGTGGAGGCGGTGTCCTCGGTGCTGCCTGCGGTTCCCGCCGTGGCGTGCTTCGACACGGCCTTCCACGCCGGCATGCCGGAGGCCGCGGCCACATACGCGCTCCCGCCGCAGTGGCGCTCACGATGGGCCCTCCGGCGGTATGGGTTCCACGGGCTTTCCCACGGCTACGCCTCGCGCCGGGCCGCGGAGATGGTGGGCCGGTCGCCGCGGGGGCTCCGGATCGTGACGTGTCACCTCGGGGCCGGTGCGTCCCTGGCTGCGGTCGTCGACGGTCGGTCGGTGGACACCACCATGGGGTTCACGCCGCTGGAGGGCCTGGTCATGGCGACCCGGTCGGGGAGCGTCGACCCCGGGCTGGTCCTGTGGCTGGAGGAGCACGTGGGGATGCCGCCCGCCGAGCTGGCGGCAACCCTGGAGCACCGTTCGGGCCTGCTGGGCCTGGCCGGGACGCCGGACATGCGGGAGATCCTTCGCCGGGCGGCGGCAGGGGACGCCGCCGCCGTGCTGGCCCTGGACGTGTACGTGCACCGGCTGGCGGGGAGCGCAGCCGCGATGACGGCGTCGCTGGGAGGGCTGGACATCCTGGTGTTCACCGGAGGGGTGGGGGAGAACGCGCCGGAGATCCGGCGACGGGCGGCCGAGCGGCTGGCGTTCCTGGGGGTGGAGGTGGACGCCGAGGCGAACGAGGGCGGGTCCGGCGACCGCGACGTCTCGACCGCCGGGAGCGCCGCCCGCACGCTGGTCGTCGAGGCCAGGGAGGACCTCCAGATCGCCCATGAGGTCCGGCGGGTCCTCGGCGTGTAG